Proteins from a genomic interval of Macrobrachium nipponense isolate FS-2020 chromosome 33, ASM1510439v2, whole genome shotgun sequence:
- the LOC135202657 gene encoding uncharacterized protein LOC135202657, producing MIYKRSTKVLLAVGETESFEVCVGLHRGSALSPLLFVLVMDVLSEAIRNEEVWELCADDLLITAENEEDLQRSVGEWQESLDRGGLKVNVNKTEVLLSSTEDRGNSNTRKKRLDYQTGRKV from the coding sequence atgatatataaaaggagcACAAAAGTGTTAttagcagttggggaaacagaaagctTTGAAGTTTGTGTTGGATTACACcgggggtcagcattaagcccacttttgtttgtgctggtcatggatgtgttgagtgaagcgatcaggaatgaagaggtGTGGGAGTTGTGCGCCGATGATCTgttgattactgctgaaaatgaggaggatcTACAGAGAAGCGTTGGAGAGTGGCAAGAGTCTTTAGataggggtggcttaaaggtgaatgtgaataaaacagaggttttgctgagcagtacgGAAGATAGAGgcaatagtaatacaagaaagaagaggctcgattatcaaacaggcagaaaagtttaa